GTCCCTTGAGCCGGTAGCCGCGATGCGGTCGTTCGAAGTTGTAGAAGCGGAGGTACTCCTGCAGGTCGCGCTCCATGGGCCGCAGGCCGCGGTAGTACGTGCGGCGGAACGCACAGCGCCACAGCTCGGTCAGGATCGTGCCCTGCAGGCGTTCGACGAAGCCGTTGGTCCACGGATGACGTGGCCGCGTCCGACGATGCTGGATCCTCAGGCGCGCACAGGTGGTCACGAACGCCGCCTGGAACTCCGGGCCGCCGTCGGTCAGCACGGCTTTGAGCCGGTGGCCGGCCTCCTTCAGTGTGGGCAACACCTGTTGGCGCAGAAAGCGACTCGCGGTCACGGCGTCGTGTTCGGTCGAGATCATCGCGATCGCGAACGAGCTGGCCGCGTCGCAGGCCGTGTATTGCCAGACTTTGCCCACTCCCTTGAGTTGCCCGATGTAGAACGTGTCGAGGCACACCAGATCGCCGGGCCGCTTCGCCTCGACGTGCACTTCGCTCCCCGCCAGTGCGGTGCGCAGCGATCGACGCGTCCGCTCGGTCAGCAGCCCGTCCTGCATCGCCCGCTGCTCGAGTTGAGTCAGCCGCTCCCACCGGGTCTGGAGTCCGTGGCGCCCGAGGATCCCATACACGCCCGAGGCGCTGACCCGCCAGCCGCCGAAGCTCGGCCGCGCCAGCTGATCGGCGATGCGCTGCGGTCCGTGGGTCGGCCAGGCCAGGGCGTAGGCCAGTACGGCGTGCTCGAGCTCGGGCGCCGACTGGCGCCCCCAGCGCTGTGGTCGCGTCGGCCGCGGGTGCAGCCCGGTGTCGCCATAGGCCAGAAAGCGCCGCCGCCAGCGATAAAAGAGCGTTCGCGAGATCCCGAACTGCCGGCAGGCCTCCGAGACGTTGCCCGTCTCTTCGGCCCGCTTCATGACTTTGAGGCGCAGCGCTACTACACTTTCCGCG
This is a stretch of genomic DNA from Candidatus Eisenbacteria bacterium. It encodes these proteins:
- a CDS encoding IS481 family transposase, with the translated sequence MTLAESVVALRLKVMKRAEETGNVSEACRQFGISRTLFYRWRRRFLAYGDTGLHPRPTRPQRWGRQSAPELEHAVLAYALAWPTHGPQRIADQLARPSFGGWRVSASGVYGILGRHGLQTRWERLTQLEQRAMQDGLLTERTRRSLRTALAGSEVHVEAKRPGDLVCLDTFYIGQLKGVGKVWQYTACDAASSFAIAMISTEHDAVTASRFLRQQVLPTLKEAGHRLKAVLTDGGPEFQAAFVTTCARLRIQHRRTRPRHPWTNGFVERLQGTILTELWRCAFRRTYYRGLRPMERDLQEYLRFYNFERPHRGYRLKGRTPGMLFCPRLFPHKGRAA